The stretch of DNA CTCCGGGCAGGTCGACGGGTGGTTGATCGGGTCGTCGAAGCCGTCGAAGCCGCAGTCCCGACAGGTCGGCGGGGAGACGAGCACCCGTTCGTCGCCGTCGGCGCCGCGGAGCGACCGGGCGACGTGTCGAAGGTGGTCGTAGACGGCCGAGCGGGAGGTGCCGACGCGTGCCGAGAGCTCACTCGCCGTCGCCGGGGACTCGCGAAGCGCCGCCGCGATGCGTTCCCGTGTCGTCGACTCCATGGCACCCGTTGGCGGCGGCGTGACAAATCCTTTTCCGCAGCGTAGTGGATACAAAAAGAACTTGTCGCTGTGGTCGGTCGGGTGGGGTATGAAAGCCATCGTCCTGGCAGGGGGGTACGCGACGCGACTCTGGCCGATCACCAAGCATCGGCCGAAGATGTTTCTCCCGGTTGGCGACACGACGGTCATCGACACCGTCTTCAAGGACTTAGAGGCGGACGACCGGATCACCGAGGTGTACGTCAGTACCAACGAGCGCTTCGCCGGCGAGTTCGAGTCGTATCTCGCCGGGCGGGAGTTCGAGAAGCCCACCCTCTCCGTCGAGGACACGACGGGCGAGGACGAGAAGTTCGGCGTCGTCGGTGCGCTCGCCCAGCTCATCGACCGCGAAGGCGTCGACGAGGATCTGGTGGTCGTCGCCGGCGACAACCTCATCAGCTTCGACGTGGCGGAGTTCGTCGACTTCTTCGAGGCCGCGGACACGCCGGCCATCGCCGCCTACGACGTGGGATCGAAGGAGCGCGCGACGTCGTACGGGCTCGTCGAACTCGACGGCGACCGTGTCGTCGACTTCCAGGAGAAGCCCGAGGATCCGAAGAGCACGCTCGTCTCCATCGCGTGTTACGCCTTCCCCGCCGACACCCTCCCGCTGTTCGAGGAGTATCTCGACGCCGGCGAGAACCCCGACGAGCCGGGGTGGTTCATCCAGTGGATGCAGGCCCGCCACCCCGTCCACGCGTTCACCTTCGACGGCGCGTGGTTCGACATCGGGACCCCCGAGAGCTACCTCGACGCCATCGCCTGGCAGCTCGGCGGCGACAACCGCATCCACCCGAGCGCGACCGTCGAGAACGTCGAACTGGGCGGGAACGTCCACGTGATGGCCGGCGCCGACGTCGTCGATTCGACGCTCGAACGGACCGTCGTCTTCCCGAACGCGACCATCCGCGACGCCCACGTGCGCGGATCGATCATCGACGAGGAGACGCGAATCGAGAACCTCGACCTCGCGGACGCGCTCATCGGCGCGCACTCGACGATGACGAACGGCGACGAGCGTAGCGGTTGAGGCGGCCCGCACCGCCGATCGTGGACCGGACTGCGGTCGGTCGTGCGATGCTTTTCGGTCGCTACTAGCAGTGGGCGGTCGCCGGCCCGACGGCTGGGCGTTCGACCTCGACCGTCGCCAGCGTGGCGCTCTCCCCGTCGCCGGGGCGATGGATGAACCGGTACGTCTCACCCTCGCAGGCAGGGTTCAGGGCGCTGTCGCTCCCGTAGCCGTCGACGTGTGCGTAGTCGCCGGCGGTCAACGGCCCGGCGGTCGTCCACACCGCGTCCCACCGCACCTCGTTCCCCGACCCGTCGACGATGTAGAAGTGTTCGCCGACCTCGATTTCGCCGCCTTCAAGCGTCAACACGACGTACGGACGGTCGTTCGTGTTCCCCTCGCCATCGGCGTGGTACTCGGTGCTGTAGCCGTACTGCGGCGTCGGCTCGGGTGGCGATTCGATCCCGAGAACGAGACCGCCGAGCACCGCGGCCAACACGACGACGAGCGCGAGCAGCAGGGCGACCCCGACGACCGGCGATATCGCGCGGCCGTCCCGACGAAGGGCTCCGGACATACGACGTCGTTCGGGCGGGACGGATATAATTTCACCCCAGCCACGCGTCCGTCACCCGCAGGTGGCCACGGGAGCCCTCCCACACCCGCTCCCACTCCAGTTCGATGGGGCGAGCCATGTGTGGGCCGTCGACCACCAGCGTCTCGAACTCCCCGCCCTCGCCGAGCGGGTGGACGCCGTACCGTTCGCTCAGGGCGAGTAGTTCGTCGAGGGCGTCGGCGTCGAGGCGACGGCCGAGCCACGACTCGTCGAGGCCGGCGGCCGCGACCTGGACGATCAGGATCTCGAAGCCGGCGTCCAGCATCTCCTCGGCCAGCGTGACGGGATCGCGCTGCCAGAGCGGCGCGTAGAGGTCGATCCCGAGGCGGTCACACATCGCCTCGATCCGACTCGTCTGGAACTCGCTCTCGACGGCGCCGGCGGTGACGCCGGTCAGGGACGGCAACTCGCCGAGCGCCGCCTCCAGCGGTTCGAGTTCGGCGTCGCCTTGTGCCGCCGAATCCGTCGCCGCCGCGGCGCCGAAGTCGTCGGGGTCGATCTCCAGCAGGTCGATCCCGATGCTCTCGGCCGCGAGCGAGGCGAGATTCGTCGCCGGGACGTGGTACATGTAGGAGTCGTCGCTGGGGTGGACGGTCACCAACCGGGTGACGTTCAGGCCGTCTTCGAGCGCGCGATACAGTGCCCACGACGAGTCCTTCCCGCCGGAGAAGAGACTCGCCCACGCGCCGTCGCCCTCGCTGTCGTCGGTCATCACCGGCGGTAGGCGAGGTGAGCGGTTAGGAACTGTGGTTCGTCCGCCCCGGGCACCCGACGGACGGGGTAGCGAGGGGAGCCGACGGACCGGGTTTACATGTAGCCCAGGTCGCGGAGGCGCTCCATCAGATCCTCCTTGTCCTGTGCGCGACCGGCACGTTCGGTCGTGTTCGCCATGTCCTGGAGCCACGCGGGCTCCTCGTCGGACTTTTCGGTGCTGACCTCGCTCCCCAGCGACCGGAAGCCGGCGAAGTACTTCGGGCTGACGGGGATGTCGGCCTGCGTGAGGTCGTTCGGCAGGTCGTCGGCGCCCTGCGGGACGTAGCCCTCGTCCGGGAAGTCCGCGACGGTGTCGGGGACGACGTAGTTCCAGAAGGCGTCCCACACGTCCGGCTCCGCGAACTGGAGGATCGGCTGGATGCGGTCGTGGGGCGGATAGATGTCGGGGTCGTGGCGCGGGCTGAAGAACGTCTCGTCCGCACGCGCCTCCTGTTCGTCCCAGCGGACGCCGGAGATGACGCCGTCGATGTCGTACTCCTCGAGGGCGTCGTTGAGCGCGACGGTCTTCAGCAGGTGGTTGCCGACGTAGGTGTCGAGCAGGAACGGGAAGTCGTCATCCTCGTACTCCAAGATGTTGCGAACGTGGTGCTGGTTGTGCTCGGACAGTTCCGATACCGGGATGTCGTCGCCCGGTTCTAGACCGTGGGCGTCGACGTACGCGCCCACGTCCTCGTTTTTGGCGTAGATCACGTCGAGGTCCCACTCCTCGGCCCAGTGGTCCACGAAGTCGTGGATGGCGTCGAAATGCTGGTAGTGGTCGATGAAGACTGCCGGGGGGGTCTCGAGGTCGAACTGCTCGGCGACCTCCTTGATGAAGTAGAGCGTGAGCGTCGAGTCCTTGCCGCCGGTCCACATCACGGCCGGGTTCTCGTACTGTTCGAGGCCCTGGCGCGTGACCTCGATGGCTTTCTCGATCTTGTCTTCGAGCGTCGGGTAGTCGTCCGGCGTCTCACCCTCGCCGTCCGTGTAGTCGGTATCGAGGTAGTCGGGGAACTCGCTCATCGTGTAATGATATGTAATTAGCCTCGCTAAAGTGTTTTTTGACTCGGAATCCGTTTCGGCGTGTGAGCCGTCGACACGGCACGGATCGGCGGTGTACCGTCTACTCGTCGTCGTCTTTCATCTCGCCGAGCTGGTCGATCAGGTCGTCCGTCGATGCGTCCGTCTCGAAGCGAACCGTCCCCTCGTGGTCGTTCTCGTGGACGGAGACGCCCTCACCGTCGTCGTCGGCGTCGACGTTCCCGTTCTGCTGTTCGGATTCGTCGTAGCTCCCAAAACCCATACTCCGTGCTTCGCGCGTCGTGAAATAAAATGCCCGGTACGCCGCCGTGGCGTCGCGGCATCCGCGACGATGCCTACCTGTGGCCGGCGGCCGTGGCCGTCGGCGGTGCGCGGCGTCGCGAGCGACTGGGCCCGCCGGATATCCGCCCGAGGAGTTATTTTCTCCCACGACAACGTGGGGTATGTCGACGTTCGTCACGGGACGGACTCTGAACGGGGACGGCAACCCTATCGACGGAACCGGGTTCGAGGTGGCGCCCGACGGTCCGGTAGCGGAGTTGCTGGCCGAACGGACGGGCCCCGTCACCTCCCACCCGACGCGCCCGGTGTGGGGCGCTCCGCTCGACGGTCCCGAGGGAACGATGCGACAGGTGAGCATCGTCGGCGCGGGCTACGACGGTCCGCCCGAACATTACCACACCCGGAGCGACGAGGTGTTCGACGTGCGGCGAGGGACGGTGACGTTCACCCTCGACGGGACGGATCGGACCGTCGCCGCCGGCGAGCGGACGACCGTCGAGACCGGCGTCCGGCACACCTTCCGGAACGAGGGCGACGAGACGGCGCTGGTCGTTACGTCCATCCACGACCCCGGGCGCCTCCGACAGGTGCTCCCGACGCTCGGCGGCCTCGCACACGACGACTCGCGTGACCCGACCGACCGACTGCAGCGGGCGGTGATCGCCAAGCGCCTGGAGCGCAACACGGTGTTCACCGAGGGCGAGGGAGCGGTGGCGGAACTGGCGACCGACGCGCTCGCCCCGGTCGCTCGCCTCGCCGGCTATCGAGGGGCGTACGCCGAGTACATGCAGCCCGCGTTCTGGGAGCGCCACGTCGAACAACCCGACCTGTGATACGGATCGTTGCGACCGTTTTCCGGTGGGTCGCTGGACCGCTTCGGCGACCCACCGGTGATGACTCACAGTAAACTGTATGCGTCGTCACACGCCCACCCAGTCCATCGACGGCACCGCACACAGGGCCGCCGTGTGGAAGGCGACGGCCCCCGTCGCGACGGTCCACAGCACGCCCGTCCCGAGCAGTATGCTCGCGGCGAGCCGGAGTCACGACGGACCCCGTCCGCGCACGGCGGTCGAAGCTCCGGCCCGATAGCGGCTATTGGCTCCCGAGCGTCGTCCGCCGGTTCGGGGCAGAACCGTACCGAACGGTCCACACACCCGCGGACCGGTACCGTGGGGGCACCCCCACTACGAGATGAACTGATTGTCCCGCCAGTTCACGCCGTTTTTCTCGGCCTGGGACTGGCTGGGATTCTCGACGACTTCGACGGAGGCGGGGCGGTCCTCGCCCTCGACGATGCGTGTCGCCTTGAGTTCGTCGTCCTCCTCGACGATGGCAGTGAGTGTCCCCTTCTCGGCCATGCGGGCGATGTCCCGCAGGACGAGGAACATGGGATACTGGAGCGCGGTGTTCTGCAGCACCGTCTCTCGGTCGCCCTTGAAGCAGGCGAACTCCACGAGTTCGGAGGGGATCTCCTCCTCTTCCTCCTGCCACGGCCCGCCGGCGCGTGGCGGCTCCTCCTCGTACACCCGCGTCTCGGTGACGCTGGCTTTCAACTGGGCCGTGGGGGTGTACTTGCTCAGATTTTCGTCCTCCGAGACGGCCTTGAGGATGAGGGTGTTATTCCGTCGGGTGAGGGTTACGTCCGCGACTTCGGGGGGCAGTTCGGGGTCCCCCTCGAAGTAGTCCTGCACGTCTTCGAGTGGCAGTTCGAGCGTCGAATGGAGTCGATATACGCGGCCTGACATAGTTTGTTCTCGGCGAGGGTGGCACCACTACGCCCGTCTACCGAACTGTACGGGGCGTATGCTTATATGACCTACTGTTCTCGTTAGACGGCGAACACGTCGGGCTACTCGCCCGCGAGCGTCGGCTCGAGTTCGCCGCGCTCGTCGAGTTCCGCGAGCACGTCGCTCCCGCCGATGAACTCGCCCTCGACGTACGTCTGCGGGGTCGTCTCCCACCCGCTGTGGGATTCGAGCGCCTCGCGGAACTCCGACAGCGCCGGCAGTACGTCCACGGTTTCGAAGTCGTCGACGTACTGGGAGACGAGTTCGAGCGCCCGCTGCGAGTAGCCACACTGGGGCATGAGCCGATTACCCTTCATGAACAACACGACGTCGTTCTCCTCGATGGCCGTGTCGACTCGCTCCTGTACGGTGTCGGCGTCCAAGTCGCTCCCGGGTTGGAACGTCATGTCCTCGCATACGGCGTCGCGAGTAAAAGGGGTTGCGCACCGGTGACGCCGCGAGGCCGTCTCAGTCCTCCGTCGACGCCGCTAGCTCCGCCGCCCGCCCGGTGTAGCCCGCGGGCGTCAACGCCCGTAGCTCCTCGCGCACCGACTCGTCGACGTCCAAGTCGTCGAACAGCGCCCGGAAGTCCCCGATGGTGACCCGCTCCCCCCGCGTGAGTTCCTTCACGCGCTCGTAGGCCTCGGTGTCGCCCTCGCGGCGCAGGATCGTCTGGACCGCCTCGCCGATCACTTCGGGCGTCGCCTCCAGTTCCTCGCGCATCACCTGTTCGTTCGGCACGACCTTCTCCAACCCCGCTTCGGTCTTGCGGTAGGCGATGAGACAGTGACCGAGCGCCGCGCCCACGTTGCGCTTGACCGTCGAGTCCGAGAGATCACGCTGGAGCCGCGAGGTGGTCACGTAGTCCGCGAGGAGGGTTAGATCGGAGTTGGCCTTCGAGAGGTTGCCTTCGCTGTTCTCGAAGTCGATGGGGTTCACCTTGTGAGGCATCGTCGACGACCCCGTCTCGCCCTCGACGGCACGCTGTCCCAGATACCGGTCGGAGACGTAGAGCCACGCGTCGAGGTCCAAGTCCCGGAGGACGTTGTTGACGCCACGGAGCGCGTCGAACAGGGCGGCGAGGTCGTCACAGGGGTTGACCTGCGTCGCGAGCGGCGTGTGTTCGAGGCCGAGCCCCGTGACGAACTCGCGGGCGAAGGCCGGCCAGTCGACGTCGGGGTACGCGGCGTCGTGGGCGGCGTAGGTGCCCGAGGCCCCGGCGAGTTTGCCCGAGAGGGAGGCAGCGGCGTCGCGCACGCGGCCCATCGACCGCCCGAGACGGGCGGCGACGACGGCCATCTCCTTGCCGAACGTCGTCGGCGTCGCCGGCTGGCCGTGGGTGCGCGCGAGCATCGGCGTGTCCCGATAGTCGCGGGCGAGGGCCGTCAGTTCCTCGCGCACGTCCGCGAGGGCGGGCAGGAGCACCGCCTCGACGGCCGATTCGAGCAGGAGGCGGTGCGCGAGGTTGTTCACGTCCTCGCTCGTCAAGCCGAAGTGGATCCACGGGTGGAGCGAGTCGCGGGTCGCCGTCCGCAGGAAGTACTCCACCGCTTTCACGTCGTGGTTGGTCGCGCTGTAGCCCGCCGCGCCCTCGGTTTCGAGGCGCTTGATCAGGCGCGCGTCCTCGGCGTCGAAGGCCTCGTAGCGGGCGCGCAACGACTCGCGCTCCGCGTCGTCGACGGTGATCGGCGTCGCGTCGAGGTCCGCGAGCGCGAGGAGGTACTCGACTTCGACACGGACCCGTGCCCGCATGAGCGCCGACTCGCTGGCGTAGGGCACCAGCGGTTCGGTGTAGCGCGCGTAGCGCCCGTCGAGCGGCGAGACGGCCGCGAGCGGGTCGCTCCGTGGTAAATCGGTCATGAACGGTAGTCTCCGGAGCCAGCAAAAAAGCGTACCGGTCGTCGCGACCACGCCCGACGGGGATCGTCAGCTACTGAAGTCGTCGCAGACCGGGATCCCCACCGTGTCGTAGTCGCTCATCGCGGCCAACTCGTCGGGCACCTGGTGGATGTCGATCGTCTCCTCGACCAGCGCCGTCGGGTCGAGTTTTCCGGACTCGACCATATCGAGCATCTCGCTGTATCGGGACGGCTGGAGACCGAGCGACCCTTTGAACTCGATCTCTTTGGCCACGAAGTCGTCGGTCGGGAGCGACACCATGCCCGCCTCCTCGCTCGTCGTGAGCCCGATCTGGACGTGGGTGCCGCCCTTCCGAAGGCTGTTCACCGCGTTCTGACAGGTGACCTCGATGCCTAGGGCGTCGGCCGAGATGTCGGCCCCACCGTCGGTGATGTCGCGGACCTCGGCGGCAGGGTCGTCGACCTCTCGGGCGTTGACCGTCGCGACGGCGCCGAGCTCCTCGGCGCGGTCGAGCTTCTCGTCCATCAGATCGACGGCGACGACGTTGCCCCCCAGCGCGTTCGCGATGTGGACCGCGGAGAGCCCGACGCCCCCACAGCCGTGGATCACGACGTCGTCGCCGGCACCGACGGGACCGCGGTGGGCCATCGCGTGAAACGACGTCATGAACCGACACCCCATCCCAGCCGCAGCGCTCGCGTCGATCCCGTCCGGAAGCGGGACGGCGTTTATGTCCGCGTGGGGAATATGTACCTCCTCCGCGAAGGCTCCCGGCGCCTCGTTCATGAACCCGAGACCGACGTGGTTCTCACAGATGTTCTCGCGGCCGTTACGACAGAGGCTACACGTCCCGCACGCGAAGTTGAACGGGATCGCGATCTCCTGTCCTTCGTCGACGCGCTCGACCTCCGATCCGACCTCGACGACGCGACCGGTTGGCTCGTGCCCGAGGACGTGTGGCGGGTCCGGCCGGTAGCCGAACCAATCCCAGTCCCCCTGCCAGCAGTGCCAGTCCGACCGACAGACCCCGCAGCCGATCACCTCGGCAACGACGCCGTCGGGATCCGGCTCGGGACGCTCGACATTCTGTACCGTTAGCGGCTCCCGAAACTTCTCGAGTACGACTGCTTGCATGCCACCTCAGTAATGATATCCAACTATAATTAATTTATCTAATATTTTCACTGTTTGATATTTCTGTCGAAACGGATCGCCACGGAGCGATGCCGTCCGTCGGGCGGGGCTACCGCGATGTCGCAACTGTTTTTCACCCGCCGGTGCCTCACTCGGCTATGCTCCGAATCGCGGGTCTCGCCGGCAATCGCGGACGAAACCTGATGCACATCGCGGATTTGGCGCCCGGCGGCGCCGAGGTGGCGGTCGTTCTCACGGACCACGAGTCGGCGCCGGTCCTCTCGTCGGCCGCCGACCGCGGCATCCCGACCGAAGTCGTCGAACGCGGCGACGACACTCGCGCCGACCACGAGGCGCGGGTACGCGACCACCTCGGCGACTACGAGTTCGACCTGGTCTGTATGGACGGCTACATGCGCGTCCTCTCGGCGGAGATGCTGGACGCCCTGCCGACCGCCCTCAACGTCCACCCCTCCCTGCTCCCCGCCTTCGGCGGCGAGGACGCCCACGAACAGGCACTCGCGGCGGGCGTCCGCACCACGGGCTGTACCGTCCACGTCGCTACCGAGGCCCTCGACGCCGGCCCCATCGTCACTCAGGAGGCGGTGCCGGTCTACGAGGGCGACGACGCCGACGACCTGAAACGGCGCGTCCTCCACGAGGCGGAGTTCAAGGCGTACCCGCGCGCGGTGAAGTGGTTCGCGGAGGACCGCGTCACCGTCGCGGACGGCGAGGCGACCGTCGAGGGTGACGAGGCCGGTCAGTTCCCCACCCGTCGCGTCGTCTCCGACGACCGGAGCCGGACGCTTCGCTACGGCGAGAACCCGCATCAGAACGCGGCGCTCTACGCCGACGCCGCGAGCGACGCCGCGAGCGTCGTCGCCGCCCCGCAGTTGAACGAGGGCGCGAAGGCGCTCTCGTACAACAACTACAACGACGCCGACGCCGCCCTCGATCTGATCCGGGAGTTCGACGACCCCGCCGCGGCGGTCATCAAACACGCCAATCCGGCGGGCTGTGCGACCGCCGACTCGCTCGCGCAGGCCTACGACGATGCCCTCGCGACCGACGCCATGAGCGCCTTCGGCGGCATCGTCGCCGTGAACCGCCCTTGCGACGCCGCCACCGCCGAATCCGTCGTCGAGTCGTTCAAGGAAGTCGTCGTCGCGCCCGGCTACACCGACGGCGCGCTCGACGTCCTCACCGAGAAGGACGACCTCCGGGTGTTGGACGTGGGTGAACTGACCGAGCGCACCGACGCGTTGGTCGAGAAACCCCTGACCGGCGGCCGCCTCGTCCAGGAGCGCGACGGCTGGGCGCCGACCCGCGACGACCTCGAAATCGTCACGGAACGCGACCCTACCGACGAGGAGATCGAGACGATGCTGTTCGCGTGGCGGACGCTGAAACACGTCAAGTCGAACGGCATCCTGTTCGCGTCCGGAACGGAGACCGTCGGCATCGGCATGGGCCAGGTCAGCCGCGTCGACGCCGTCCGTCTCGCCGCGATGAAGGCCGAGGAACACGCCGAGGGGAAAGGCGCCGAGGGCGCCGTGATGGCCTCGGACGCCTTCTTCCCGTTCCCCGACGGGGTGGAGGAGGCGGCGACGTCGGGCGTGTCCGCCGTGATACAGCCGGGCGGCTCGGTCAACGACGAGGACGTGATCGCCGCCGCCGACGACCACGACATGGCGATGGCGTTCACCGGAAAGCGGTGCTTCCGGCACGATTAGTGGCGGACGCCAGCGAGACGAGCGTCAGCGGGTCGCCTGACGGGTCCGTGCGACCAGTGCCGAAAGCCAGTGGAGCGAACGGACGTCCGCCCCCTGTGGCGTCGGACGCTCACCGGCGCCGAGGTGGTCGGTCCGGCGCGTCGGCTCGCTCCGCAGCCGTCGCCCGCGGTAACAACGTTTAAGCGCGGGTCGCAACCACGACAACGCATGACCATAACCGTCCCCGGACCGACGCTGGGCGTCGTCGGTGGCGGCCAGCTCGGCCGGATGCTCGCCGAGGCGGCCGCCCCCCTCGGCGTCGAGACCATCGTCCTCGATCCGACGCCGGACTGTCCGGCAGCGCCCGTCGCACGCGACCAGATCGTCGGCGACTTCGACGATGCGGACGCGATCGGTCGGCTGGCCGACCGCACCGACGCGCTGACCTACGAAATCGAACTCGCGGACCCGGATCACCTCGCGGACGCGGGCGAGGCGGCCGACGTGCCCGTCCACCCGACGCCCGGAACGCTGCGGACGATTCAGGACAAGTTCCTGGAGAAGGAGATGCTGACCGACGCCGGGATTCCGGTGCCCGAGTACCGCCGCGTCGACTCGGTGGCCGACCTCGAAGCCGCCGTGGAGGCGTTCGGCGCCGTGATGCTGAAGGCACGGAGAGGGGGCTACGACGGTCGGGGGAACGTCCCGGTCCGCTCGCCCGACGAGGCCGAGGACGCCATCGAAACCGTCGGCACGGTCGACGACCCGGCCGCGCTGGCGGAGGCGTTCGTCGACTTCGAGCGTGAAGTCTCCGTCATCGGCGTGCAGGGCGACGGCGAGGTGCGAACGTTCCCCGTCGGCGAGAACGTCCACGAGGAAGAGATCCTGCGGGAGACGGTCGTCCCCGCGCGGACGAGCGACGCGGTGAAAGAGCGCGCCCGGACCGTCGCCCGCGAGGTGCTCGACGCTCTCGACGGCCGCGGCGTCTTCGGCATCGAACTGTTCGAGACCTCCGGAGGGGACATCCTGGTCAACGAAATCGCCCCGCGACCCCACAACTCCGGGCACTGGAGCATCGAGGGCGCGGTCACCTCACAGTTCGAACAGCACGCCCGCGCCGTCTTAGGCTGGCCGCTGGGGTCGACCCGTCGGCGGGCGCCGACGGTGAGCGCGAACGTCCTGGGGACCGTCGACGAGACGCGGCCGGCCGAACTCGGCGGCGTCGAGGCGGTTCTCGAAGCGGAGTCGGCCCACCTCCACTGGTACGGCAAGGACTCGGTGCGCCCGCTCCGCAAGATGGGACACGTGACGGCGACGGACGAGGACGGCGGGACCGACCCGACCGCCCTCCTCGAATCGACCCGCGAACTGCGAGACGCACTCACGTTCCGATGACCGACGACATCGACGACCTGATCGACGAGCTGCGCGCACAGGCCGACACGGACCGACCGACCGAGGGGACGCCCGAGGTGGGCATCGTCATGGGTTCGGACTCCGATCTCGACACCATGGCGGGGGCGTACGACGCCCTCCGCGAACTCGGCTTCGCCGAGCAGACCGACTACGACGACCCGCCCGAGGCCCGCTTCACCTTCGAGAGCTACGTCGTCTCTGCTCACCGGACGCCGGACCTGATGTACGCGTACGGCGAGACGGCGGCCGACCGCGGACTGGACGTGATAATTGCGGGCGCGGGCGGGAAGTCCGCGGACCTGCCGAACATGACCGCCTCCATCGCGTACCCGCTCCCGGTGATCGGGGTTCCGGTTCAAGAGAAGTCCGTGGACTCCGTTATCGGGATGCCGACCGGCGCCCCCATCGTCGCCGTCGACGCGGGGAAGTCGTACAACGCGGCGCTGTCGGCGGTCCAGATCCTGGCGCGGGAACACGGGGAACTGGTCGAGCGACTGGCGGCCGAACACGACGACCTGCGGACGACCGTCGCGGACGTGTCGCGGGCGCTACACGATCTGGGCATCGACGGCTTCCGCGAGCGGGAGGAGTGAAGCGCCACGGTCGGGGGCGACGCCCGGCCGTCGTCCCCGTACTACGGGTGGACACACCGCCGAGTAGACGCGACGACGGCCCGGAAAATGGCCGCATACGGGCGCGAAATCGGCTTATATCCCCGACTGGCATAAATCAACGCTTATGGGGGAGCACTCCTAAGCGCCAAGACGACAGGAACCAAGGTATGAATCAGTGGATAGCAATCGGTGCGCTCGGCCTGGTCGGCGTCGGCATCCCCATCGGCATGATGGTAGTGTCCGCGCTCCTCCGGCCGACCATCACCGAACAGGGAAAGACCGTCATCTACGAGAGTGGTGAGGTCCCGACGGGGACGGCGCACGTCCAGTTCAACATCCAGTACTACATGGTCGCGCTGCTGTTCGTCGTCTTCGACGTCGAAACCGTCCTGATCTTCCCGTGGACGTTGATCTATCGGCCGGCACTGGAGGGAGGGGCGACCCTCGCCCAGGTGCTCGTGCCGATGCTGGTGTTCATCGGGGTCCTTGCCATCGCCCTCGTCTGGGCTTGGCGGAACGGAGCGGTCGAGTGGGTCAAGAGTCCGCGTGCGAGCCGCCGTAAAACGGAGCGTCAATCATGAGTAGCGAACAGGAACGATTCGTCACCGACACGACACAGGTAGGAAGCGAGACACGCGACGCCCGCATCGGGGCGTCGGGAACCGACAACCGGTTCAACTCCAAACTTCGCGAGGCCTTCGGCTCGTCGCCGTTCATCCTCACGAAGTTCGACCGGTTCATGGAGTGGGTGCGTGGCTCCTCGATGTTCATGCTACAGTTCGGCATCGCCTGCTGTAGCATCGAGATGATGCACACGTACGCGGTCAAACACGACCTCGACCGGTTCGGCGCCGGCGTGCCGCGCGCGTCGCCGAGACAGGCCGACGTGATCATCGTCCCGGGGACCATCGTCTCCAAGTTCGCCCCGCGGAT from Haloplanus salinus encodes:
- a CDS encoding NADH-quinone oxidoreductase subunit B codes for the protein MSSEQERFVTDTTQVGSETRDARIGASGTDNRFNSKLREAFGSSPFILTKFDRFMEWVRGSSMFMLQFGIACCSIEMMHTYAVKHDLDRFGAGVPRASPRQADVIIVPGTIVSKFAPRMKRVYDQMPEPKFVVGMGSCTISGGPFQEGYNVVKGAEEVIPVDIHVPGCPPRPEALVYGVAKLQERIANGESSPVTVKPYELEQFSDLDRDEVVDKLAEQIDEDDLVMRYNWADSP